Genomic DNA from Accipiter gentilis chromosome 37, bAccGen1.1, whole genome shotgun sequence:
CCTTGCGGTCCATGGTCTCATGGCCTTGGGGACCTCCATGATGTGTCATGACCTCGAGGTCCTCCATGATGTCACATCCCTGACGACCCCCATGGCGTCATGACCTCAAGGTCCTCCACGGTGTCACGTCCTTGGGGGTCCCCATGATGTCACGTCCTTGGGGTCCCCATGATGTCACGCCCTTGGGGACCTCCATGACGTGTCATGACCTCCAGGTCCTCCACGATGTCACGTCCTTGGGCACCGCCATGATGTCCCCCCCTTGGCGCCCCTCCCCATGACCTTGGGGTTCCCCGCGGTGCCACGTCCTCCACGCCGGCACCTCCTGGGGCTCCCGCTGAcacgagccccccccccccccccatgggtgGTCCAAGGAAGCGAGTCCCCCCCGTCCTACAGCCAaagagggccggggggggggtcagaggcccccccagcccctgcacccccaaaacccggcccccccgacccccccggaCATATACCTCATAGACCTGTGCTCAACCAaagagccgccccccccccggggtgcggggggggccgcggcgcttcggggggggtcccccacccccctcttggatttttttttttttttttttttttttttggggggggggggctcccccagTTTGGTGCGTCTCCAGTTCCCGGGGCGTCCCCCGTTCCCAGtgtgttgccccccccccccccattcctggTTCTTGGGGGGGTCCCCCGTTTATTGGGGGGGGTCCCCCNNNNNNNNNNNNNNNNNNNNNNNNNNNNNNNNNNNNNNNNNNNNNNNNNNNNNNNNNNNNNNNNNNNNNNNNNNNNNNNNNNNNNNNNNNNNNNNNNNNNNNNNNNNNNNNNNNNNNNNNNNNNNNNNNNNNNNNNNNNNNNNNNNNNNNNNNNNNNNNNNNNNNNNNNNNNNNNNNNNNNNNNNNNNNNNNNNNNNNNNCGCCGCCGCCAGTCAAAGCGGTTGTGGGCGCTGATTGGTCGGCGCCGCCAGCTGCTCCGGGTTCATTCACCATTTTGTCGGGTTGGAGTAAAagggctccggcggcggcggacGGGCCGcaggtaccggggggggggggcgggggggggacacgaacAGGGGGACCCCCCCacagcgggggggagggggatcagcaccccccgggggggggcggggagggcgggggggagggggtcgtgacgtgtcaccccccccccccagggtgtcaactcccccccccctcccccaatggGTGCAACCCCGAGGGTGCCGGCACCCCCCCGCCATCGCACATGGGCGGttccacgcccccccccccttggggtatcgcccccccccccggatgATGCGTCCCCAAATTTGGGGCTGTcagggtgtgtgtgtccccccccccccaagctgcgactcccacccatgggtgctgcccccccccctccccaaaaccccccctgggggttgttgggggtttttttttggggggggagggggcgtctccaactccttcccccccccccccccaaacttttctaaccccccctctccccgcaggACCCCGCGGCGGCGCCCGGGCCGGCGGGAGGACGATGAAGCCGGCGAGGAAGGCcggcggctcctcctcctcctcctcctcctcctcctcctcttcctcggggggccgcgccggcccccccccgccgagCCGCCCCAAGGCCCCCAAGCGCCGGGAGGGAGGCGCCGGCGTCGAGGAAGACTCCGGCGAGGGCGGCGACGGCACGGCCGAAGGCTCCGTCGGCgtcgtcccgccgccgccgccctcctcctcctcctcctcctcgtccccctcgtcctcctccagccccccccagggGGGCCCGTCTCTCcccgaagccccccccccccagccgcaaGACCACCACCTTCAAATCGCGAGCCCCCCGCAAAAAACCCCGCGGCGGCCGGCGAAGCCGCCGGCTCCGGCGGCGCCGGCAGCGGCTGCTCCAGCACCGACACGGCCAGCGAACACTCCGCCGACGAGGGGGGGCCGCCGGCCGCCGACCCCCCCACCCGCCGCCCGGCGAGGCCGTTTTCCGGCGCCTGCGGTGCCAGCGGGTGCTGGCGCGGCGCGACGGCGTCTTCCAGCCGGCCGTGGTGAAGCAGATCCGGCGAGGGCAAGACTTGGGGGTCCAGTTCGCCGGCGACCGCGGCGTCACCTACCTGGAGGGCTGTtttttgggggaccccccccgaCGTGGTGCTGGACgccaccccccccgccggcgCCTTGGGGGTGGGGACCCCCGTCTGCGCCCGCCTGGACCCCGCCGAGACCCTCTACCGCCAAGGGACGGTGGTGGAGGTCAGCGCCAAACCCCCCTCGTACCGCGTCCGCttcgccccgccgcccgccgcccccccggtcTGGGTGCCGCGATCCGGCCTccgcctcctccgcccccccctgGTTCCCCCAAAACGAGCCGGACGCCGGCCGcaccgaggaagaggaggacgccgccgccgccgaccgCCCCGAGGAAGACgaccgcgccgccgccgccgccgccgccgccgccccgccgccgaaGCCGCCGGAGGATACCGAAGTCTCGAAGCTCAGCGCCaccggcccccccgccgcccgccgccccccgccgccgccgccgccgccgccgccgccgccctctcgccccgccgctccccccccgccGGCGAGCGGCCCCCCCGCCCGTCCTCCGGCACCCCCCCAACCCAAATACAAGAAGGGCGACGTCGTCTGCACCCCCAACGGCATCCGGAAGAAGTTTAACGGCAAGCAATGGCGGCGCCTCTGCTCCCGCGACGGCTGCACCAAAGAGTCGCAGCGCCGCGGCTACTGCTCCCGCCACCTCTCCATGCGCACCAAGGAGCTGGAGGGGCTCCCCGAAAACCgcgggggggcggccggcgccgccgccgccggccgccgtcggggggggggccccccgctgccgccgccgcctcccgccgcccgcgccgcgggACCCCCGGCGCCGACTTCGAGTGGGACGAGACCTCGCGGGAGAGCGACGGCGACCCCCGGCCGCGGCTGGGGgggcccccggccgccgccgccgccgccgccgccccgcctcaCCCCGGCCCGGCGGATTTATCCCGCTTCGAGTTCGACGAGTGCGAAGCCGCCGTCATGCTGGTGTCGCTCGGCAGCTCCCGCTCCGGGACCCCCAGCTTCTCGCCCGCGTCCACCCAGTCGCCCTTCTCGCCCGCCCCCTCGCCGTCCCCCTCCCCGCTTTTCGGCTTCCGACCCGCCAACTTCAGCCCCGTCACCGCCTCCCCCCGCGCCCGCGGGCGACACCTCAGCGCCGGCACCCCCCGGCCGGGcgaggggctcagccccccgccgcccccgcccccgcccctgccgccgcccccgccgcgcccgcggcCCCCCTCCGGCGTGCCCCCCGCTTTCCAGGCCGgcctggccttcaccgtcccgctcAGCCCCGGGAAGCGGAAGGCCGAGCCCCCCGGCGAGGGCCCGGATggcgccggggggggcggggggcggcgttTTCCGCGCCCTCTCCCCGCTTTTcgccccccgctcccccgccgggCTGACGGCCGACCCCGGCCCGGGGGCGCGGCGGGTGCCGGCGGTGCCGCGGGGGTCGCCCGTCATCGTGCGGAACCCCGAGGTGCCGCTGCCGgacccccgcccccgcgccccgcccgcctcctcccgcccccgccccagaAGCCGCCCCCGCCTTTGGCCGCCCCCGTCCCCATCAACGCCGGGCGGCTGCGGCCCccggcgcggccccccccccaaagcggggccctgcccgccgccccgcccgacAGGGccgcccccctgccccgcccgCCGGCGCCCGCTTTCGGGGggccccccccctgcaccccgtcgccttccacccctcccccgccgccctcctccccctcctggtCCCCGGAGATTacggggcccccccggccccccgcaaGGAGATCGTCATGGGGCGCCCCGGCACAGgtacggggggacggggggacgggggggacgaggcggggccgggcggggccgggcggggccgggcgagggcggggcagggcgagggcggggcagggggagggcgGAGGGAGGTCGCCGGCGCGTTGGCGTGAGGTCGGAGCCGTGTCGGAGCCGTGCGACGGTGAGGGTGGCACCGTGTACGCAGTGAGGTCAGAGCCGCGTCGGAGTGAGGTCAGAGCTCTGTCAGGGCCATGTCGGAGTGAGGTCAGAGCCGTGTTGGAGTGAGGTCAGACCTGGGCCGTGTGACAGTGAGGTCAGAGCTGTGTGATGGCTGCGTCAGAGTGAGGTCAGAGCTGCGTCAGAGTGAGGTCAGAGCTCTGACGGGGTGAGGTCAGAGCTGAGCCGTGTGACGGTGAGGTCAGAACTGTGTACGGAGTGAGGTCAGAGCCGTGTCAGAGTGAGGTCAGAGCTGTGTCGGAGTGAGGTCAGAGCTCTGACGGAGTGAGGTCAGAGCTGAGCCGTGTGACGGTGAGGTCAGAACTGTGTACGGAGTGAGGTCAGAGCCGTGTCGGAGTGAGGTCAGAGCTCTGACGGAGTGAGGTCAGACCTGGGCCGTGTGACGGTGAGGTCAGAGCTGTGTCACGGCCGCGTCACGGCGAGGTCACGGCCGCGTTCCAGGGTCGGTGCCTCCTCGGGGCGAGTTCCCgtcggcggggcggggcggcggggcggggcggcacGCGGGAGGGCGGCGTCGCGACGTCGTCGTCGTCGCGACACCGCTCCTGCCGTCGTGACATCACCCGCCCCGCTACAGCCGCCTCACCGGCTTTCCCGGGCCCCCTCGCGGCCCCTTTCGCCGCGGCCGCCGTGACGTCACGCCCGCGTCACGGCGGCGTCACCGcacccgctccgctccgcggcgGCGGGCGTGGCCTCGTGTGGGCGTGGCCCGGCGAGGGCGGGGCGCGGGAGGCGTGGCCCGCGgcggggaaggaagggagggggggggcggtgccGGGGCGTTGGAAGCGCCCCGCAATTTGCATACGGGCGGGCGCCGGCCAATGGGCGTCGGCGGGCGGCGCCTGCGCGGCAccgtgggggggggaggaggaggaggaggaggaggaggaggaggggggggggcggccgccctTTGCTGGcgcgcggcgggcgcgggcggaGGCCCCGGCCCCGGTTCGGTTCCCCCCggttcctccttccccccccccccccccctcccggttcCTTCTCCGgtaaatctccccccccccctccccgtaaccctcccctctccttcctcctcctgaatCCCCCGGGTCCCGCCATGTCCTCCACCGCCCTCCCCCCCGCCACGGCCCCGCGGAGAGGCCTCGGCATGTTCGGTCAGTGCGGGgtgaaaggggggtgggggggggggtcggggaggggatggagggtGTCGgggaggggatttgtgaggggatgttggggtcggggaggggtttgggggggtcggggaggggatggaggggttGTGAGGGGATTGGTGAGGCGgcgaggggatttgtgaggggatgttgggggccgggaggggtttggggggtccgTGAGGAGATTTgagggggtctgtgaggggatgttgggggccGTGAGGGGATTTGAGGGATTTGAGGGGGGCTGTGAGGCGATGGGAGGGTCTGTGAGTgtatttgtgaggagatgttggggtccggTCCGTGAGGGGTTTGGGGCGGTTCGTGAGGTTTGAGGCGTTGTGAGGGGATTTCtgaggggatgttgggggccgtgagggttttgggggggtccgTGAGGAGATttgagggatttgggggggggtctgtgaggggatttgaagggtttgggggggtctgtgaggcgATGGGAGGGTCTGTGAGTgtatttgtgaggagatgttggggtccctgaggcGTTTGGGGCGGTTCGTGAGGTTTGAGGggttgtgaggggatgttggggtccgtgagggttttgggggggtccgTGAGGAGATTTGAGGGGGgctgtgaggggatgttggggtatctgaggggatttggggggtccgTGAGGAGATTTGAGGGGTTTGAGGGGGTCTGTGAGGCGATGGGagggtctgtgagtggatttgtgaggagatgttggggtccgtGAGGGGTTTGGGGCGGTTCGTGAGGTTTGAGGGgttgtgagtggatttgtgaggggatgttgggggccgtgaggggatgttgggggccgtgagggttttgggggggtccgTGAGGAGATTTGAGGGATTTGAGGGGGGCTGTCAGGGGATGTTGGGGtatctgaggggtttgggggctCCGTGAGGAGATTTGAGGGGGTCTGTGAGGTGATGGGAGGGTCTGTGAGTgcatttgtgaggagatgttggggtccgtgaggggtttggggggggtccgtGAGGAGATTTGAGGGGTTGTGAGAGGATTTATGAGGAGATGGTGGGGTccatgaggggatttgaggggtttgggggggtcggtgaggggatttgaggggttgtgaggggatttgtgaggggatgttggggtctctgaggggttagggggtgtctgtgaggggatttgaagggtttgggggggtctgtgaggggatggagGGGTTGTGAGGGGATTGGTGAGGCGgcgaggggatttgtgaggggatgtcgGGGTCCGTGAGGGGTTTGGGGGCGTCGGTGAGGagttttgaggggtttgggggggtctgtgaggggatggggggggccgTGAGGAGATTTGAGGGGTTGCGAAGGGATTTGCGAGGGGATGTTGGGGGCCgtgaggggtttgggggcatCGGTGAGGGGATTTGAGGGATTTGAgagggtctgtgaggcaatgggggggggtctgtgagtggatttgtgaggggatgttggggtcagggaggggtttgggggggtctgtgaggggatggagGGGTTGTGAGGGGATTGGTGAAGCGgcgaggggatttgtgaggggatgttgggggccgtgaggggtttggggggctccGTGAGGAGATTTGAGGGGTTGTGAGGGGATggtggggtctgtgaggggatttgaggggtttggaggGGTCTGTGAGGCagtgggggggtctgtgagtgcatttgtgaggggatgttggggtaTCTGAGGGGATTTGAGGGGTCCGTGAGGAGATTTGAGGGATTTGAGGGGGTCTGTGAGGCGATGGGagggtctgtgagtggatttgtgaggggatgttggggtccgtgaggggtttgggggggtctgtgaggggatgcaGGGgttgtgaggggatttgtgaggagatgttggggtccgtGAGGGTTTTGGGGAGATTTGTGAGAAGATTTGAGGGGTTTTGGGCCTGTGAGGGGATGCGTGTGTTGTGAGGGGATTGGTGAGGGGATTTTGGGGtctttgaggggtttgggggttctgtgaggggatttgtaaggggatgggggggtctctgaggggtttgggggggtctgtgaggggatgggggaggctgtgaggggatttgtgaggggatgccGGGGTCCCTGAGGTGTTTGGGGGGATCCATGAGgagatttgaggggtttgggggggtctgtgaggggatgttgtggtctgtgaggggatttggggggtctctgaggggatttgtgaggggatttgggggtctgtgagaggatttgtgaggggatgttggggtctctgaggggtttgggggggtctgtgagggggtctggggggtcgtGAGGGGACTTGTGAGGGGACGGTGGGGGCCGTGAGAGGTTTGGATGGTCCacgaggggatttggggggttaTGAGGGAACGTTGGGGTCcgggaggggatttggggggatccCAGACCCCTGGATCCTCCTGGGGTGGGGATTTACcagaggatttggggggggggggaggggcctgtgaggggttttggggtgttctGAGAGGATTTGGAGGGGTGCTGTGAGGAGATGAAGGGGTtatgaggggatttgtgaggggatttggggggttacgaggggatttggggggggtccggacgcctgggtccccctgGGGGCGATGTGGggtctgggggtgggggtgtctctGAGGGGacggggggatttgggggggtctgtgggaagatttgggggagggggggcggcccAGATGCCTGGGTCTCCCCGGGGGTGTGAGGAGATGCGGGGGGGGGGATTTGAGGAgatttgggggggaggttgggggcGGGGGCACCTGGGTGTcatccccaccccctccccccaagctgtgagggtttttttttgggggggggggagggggtcctGGACCCCCGAGTCCcttgtggggatggggggggggggggggggggggggcggaaccaGGCGTCCAGGTCcctttgtggggggggggggagccgctgTGAGGGGCTGTAGGGGGGGCGATGTGGGGGTCCCGGACACCTGGGCCCCCCCCGAGGACCGTGGGGCGTGGCCGGGCGTGGCcgggcctcagtttccccttgggaccccccctcctccccgcctccccccaacCTCCGCGCGCCGTGGGGCGTCCGGAGCGGAGGAAGCCGTGAAGCCGACGCTTCCCGGCAAAACCGACCGCGACCGCGGCACCCGGAGCCGGCACCGCCCCGGGGCGttcgcacacgcgtgtgccccgGCCGGGGGCACGGCTGCTGCGTGGCGCAGGCGTGCGGGGACGCTCGCGGCGGGTCACGCGGCCACGGGACACGCGTGTAGGGACGCTCCCGTGTCGCACGCCTGCGTCACGGTGCTCGCGGCGTGGCGCACGGCTGCCGGGCGCGGGGATGCTCCGTGTCGCACGTGTGTGTTGTGATGCTCGGGGCGTGTCGCGCGTCCACGGGACATGCGTGTAGGGACGCTCCCGTGTCGCGCACACATAGGGGCGTGTCGCGTGGCCACGGGACACGCGTGTAGGGAGGCTCTTTGCGTCCCACGCGCGTAGCGACGCTTCTTGGGCGTTATCAGCACGCGTGTGCGACGACGGCTTACGTGGCGCGCACGCGTAGCGCCGCTTCTGGGGTGCAGGACACGCGTGTAGCGACACACGTGTGTTGCACACGTGTCGGGACGCTCCCGGGGCGGCGCGTAGTTCTAGGGGATGTGTGTGATGATGCTCCCGCTGTGCGGCACGCGTGTGATGCTGTGTCACGTGTTGCACGCGTGTAGCGGCACGTTACGTAGTTTGAAGGCACGTGTGTAACGACGGTTCTCGCGTTGCACGCGTGTCGTGCTGCTCCTGGCTCGTTACGTGCTTGCGAGAGTAATTACGGTTCGTGTGTTACATACGTGTGACGGCACACAGGGTGCACAACACGCCCCAGGGCACGCGTGTGACGGCGGTTCACGCGCTGCACACGTGTAGTAACGTTGTGGCGCGTTACGTAGTTGTACAACAGGCGCGTGAAGACAACTCGCGTGTCACACGCGTGTAGCGATCCTCAGATCGTGTTAGAGCTTGAAAACACGCAGACGTGCCGACTGTCCACGCGTCACACGTGTAACGCACGTGTCGTACGGCGCCGGAACACACGTGCGATGAAGTTTCGCGTGTAACGACGCTCCCGGCGCGCAACGCCTCTCTTAACGCGCGCGCGTGTGCCGAGATCCGGTTCGCGTCCTGGCCGCGCGCGAGGGTGGACGACACGGCTCTGACACGCGTGTGCCGCCGgacgccgccgcccgccgcgatCACGGGTgtctggggggaggggagggggggtgtgtgcggGGGTCGCGGCCCCCGTGTCACCGcctgtgtgtccccctcccccgCAGTGTGGACCAACGTGGAGCCCCGCTCGGTGGCCGTCTTCCCCTGGCACTCGCTCGTCCCCTTCCTGGCCCCCAGCCAGCCCGacgcctccccccagcccccccagggcCACCAGCCCGTCAATCACCCCCCCCGCTGCCAATCAGAGCAAAGgtaagacaccccccccccccccaaaaaaaataatatttttttggggggacgCACCGCACCCCCCCCCCACGTGACACTTTTATCTCGCCCGCCGCCCCGTTCGGTCTCTCAGAGCCCCCCGAATCGGCGGCCGTCGCCCCCGAGCTGGCGGGGGGGCCGGAACCGGGGCGTTGCGGGGGGGGCGACgcgccctcccagccccccccccgccgctcccccccgcgccccccgtcACCAGCGTGGCCCCCCCCGGACCCGAAGAAGAACCCCCGGGTCCCCCCCGGCTGGACAGCGAGACCGAGAGCGACCACGATGACGCGTGAGTcaaggaggggggcgggggggggctggtttttttggggagggggggggttttttgcctcgccgcccccccccccctcctcactgattttttttttggggtgttcccccccccccccctccaggttCCTGTCGATCGTGGCCCCCGAGCTGCCGCTGCCGCTGGGCCCGGGGAAGCGCCGGACGCAGTCGCTGAGCGCCCTGCCCAAGGAGCGGGAGGGCGACAAGGAGGGGCGCAGCCCCAGCAAGGTAAGGGGTGGGGGGTCACGtgacacacacccaccccccccgtgggggcagagacccccccccACGGGGGCAGAGACCCCCCCCGTGGGGGCACAGCACCCCCCACCGTGGGGACATGGACCCTTTTATAGGGACACAGGCCCCCCCCCCAGAGGTGGTTTGTTCCCCCCTGTAGTGGGAGTGACCCCCCCGCCACCGGCACATGGTACAGCCCGGCCTTTTTTTGGGGGCGGGTGGGGTGCAGAAAGAGGCGGGGTTACACGGAAGGGGTGTGGCCAGGCCCCGCCCCTGGGTGCAGGAGGGAGAAGCGGTGTGTTGCTGCTCCACCGCGGGGGGGCGTGGCTATGGAGAGGAGGTGGCTCCGCCCGGGGGGGTGTGGCCCGACCTTGACCCCACCCCCAGCACGCCGGCCTTACCCTGACCTTTGTGTGGGGTTCCCTTTGGCCACGCCCCTACCATTGGCTCCTCCCTCTTTTGGGGGGGGCGTGGCCACCGCTGGCACCACCCCCAGCCTTTTGCCTCCCCTCACTGCTCTAAGGGCTGTGCCGGCCCCCTCCCCTCGGCTCCGCCCCCAAGGGGCGTTGCAAGCCCTTAGCCCCTCCCACCGGGCCGTACCCACACCCCTCCCGAAGGGGGCGTGAccagcgccggccccgcccccgcggcggcttcagcccccctccccttccccttgcaGGGGGGCAGGGTGTGTCTGGGCGTGTCCCTCTCTGAGCCcgccccctgcccctccctcctcccccccccccgcagcgggaGAAGGACCACATCCGGCGGCCCATGAACGCCTTCATGATCTTCAGCAAGCGGCACCGGGCGCTGGTGCACCAGCGGCACCCCAACCAGGACAACCGCACCGTCAGCAAGATCCTGGGCGAGTGGTGGTACGCGCTGGGGCCCCGCGAGAAGCAGAAGTACCACGACCTCGCCTTCCaggtgcggggccgggccggggggggtggtctggggggagatggaggggtgcggggggggtcctggggggagatggaggggttcggggggatcctgggggggatttggggatgcTAGGGGGCATCTGGGGGGAGATTGAGGGGTTTGAGGGGATCctggggggagatggaggggttCGGGGGGAT
This window encodes:
- the CIC gene encoding LOW QUALITY PROTEIN: protein capicua homolog (The sequence of the model RefSeq protein was modified relative to this genomic sequence to represent the inferred CDS: inserted 4 bases in 3 codons; deleted 6 bases in 6 codons), with translation MGATPRVPAPPRHRTWAVPRPPPLGVSPPPPDDASPNLGLSGTPRRRPGRREDDEAGEEGRRLLLLLLLLLLLFLGGPRRPPPAEPPQGPQAPGGRRRRRGRLRRGRRRHGRRLRRRRPAAAALLLLLLLVPLVLLQPPPGGPVSPRSPPPPAARPPPSNREPPAKNPAAAGEAAGSGGAGSGCSSTDTASEHSADEGGPPAAXPPHPPPGEAVFRRLRCQRVLARRDGVFQPAVVKQIRRGQDLGVQFAGDRGVTYLEGVFWGTPPDVVLDATPPAGALGVGTPVCARLDPAETLYRQGTVVEVSAKPPSYRVRFAPPPAAPPVWVPRSGLRLLRPPLVPPKRAGRRPHRGRGGRRRRRPPRGRRPRRRRRRRRRPAAEAAGGYRSLEAQRHRGPPARPPAPPQPKYKKGDVVCTPNGIRKKFNGKQWRRLCSRDGCTKESQRRGYCSRHLSMRTKELEGLPENRGGAAGAAWDETSRESDGDPRPRLGGPPAAAAAAAAPPHPGPADLSRFEFDECEAAVMLVSLGSSRSGTPSFSPASTQSPFSPAPSPSPSPLFGFRPANFSPVTASPRARGRHLSAGTPRPGEGLSPPPPPPPPLPPPPPRPRPPSGVPPAFQAGLAFTVPLSPGKRKAEPPGEGPDGAGGGGGRRFPRPLPAFRPPSPAGLTADPGPGARRVPAVPRGSPVIVRNPEVPLPDPRPRAPPASSRPRPRSRPRLWPPPSPSTPGGCGPRRGPPPKAALLPLLVPGDYGAPPAPRKEIVMGRPGTVWTNVEPRSVAVFPWHSLVPFLAPSQPDASPQPPQGHQPVNHPPAANQSKEPPESAAVAPELAGGPEPGRCGGGDAPXPAPPPPLPPAPPVTSVAPPGPEEEPPGPPRLDSETESDHDDAFLSIVAPELPLPLGPGKRRTQSLSALPKEREGDKEGRSPSKREKDHIRRPMNAFMIFSKRHRALVHQRHPNQDNRTVSKILGEWWYALGPREKQKYHDLAFQVKEAHFKAHPDWKWCNKDRKKSSSEGGRGPGGAGGGPKEPRERSASESGPPAPPPGAADPPGLPEGKTGPGVPGERGGPAGGGAQHPRPRAFSHSGVQGLEGGGDAHGHALHELSQMCSGQPPYGGAKAGGPYAPPAPRPPPPPPPPAAARPPRPQRAASEEMTSDEERMVICEEEGDDDVIADDGFPPPTDIDLKCKERVSDSDSDGSSGDDSKTFPRKLFPPALPPRPPPELEPPPPEAPPNPPPPYKGSAPPAPPPQKRFEAAQAAGGGPNGPLPLGILQPPPPAKGGPITQVQYILPTLPHGLPLPHPKASSPGQAPGPXPLLPGKVLVPVAPPGPTRAPPGPALPPFAHSAAPPSGKIIQLSPVPVVPPGSPGGGAGGGPPGQPPKVLLPSSARIAYVAPGPPLHPAPPPPRRRRRSPPRAPPPAAAYVQPPVALGFTAIGPGGSAIVQPLLPGQSSLLAPGPVGVSPLPPPQLPPASGGPVIAAIYPGPSGSAPGSAPTPGLVYSVAGAAPPPPAAAAAPPAPPILPKGGPAPAQGAPAPLSFPPAPARPPRPPPKPPQKVKAAIASIPVGCYEGPPPPRPPPEPPRPPPEPAPPPPSSSSAWSQRDPGEELPPSPAPAETAAKFPEWRAPPPESRPDPPAPPPAGPSSSSSSPPAPPEGPPRAAAPPPPAPPPAEERKEGGAGKKVKVRPPPLKKTFDSVDKVLSEVDFEERFAELPEFRPEEVLPSPTLQALATSPRAILGSYRKKRKNSTELEPSAEDPASPKRKLRRRSSCGSEPNTPKSAKCEGDIFTFDRPGGEGEDVLGELEYDKVPFSSLRRTLDQRRALVMQLFQEHGFFPSAQATAAFQARFADIFPTKVCLQLKIREVRQKIMQAATPPEQAPPADPPDAPPTDANSSASSSSAAADSAPAAEAPPSSPAAGGGAR